A stretch of DNA from Serinibacter arcticus:
CGCCGCCCGGCCCCGTCCCGCCGCCGGGCGCTCACCCGGCCCTCGGTCGCCGTCGCCGTCGTGGCCTTCACCGCCGGGATCCTCTTCGCGATGAGCGCCACGCTGTTCGCGGGCCTCGACGACGGTCGCCCCCGTGACCTGCGCTCGCTCGTCCGCGAGGAGAGCGAACGCCTCACCGAGCGCAACGAGGCGGTGGCCGAGCTCCGCGCGGAGGTCGTGACGCTCGAGGAGAGCTTCGACGTCGTCGTGGACGAGCCGGATCCGGCCGTGCTGCTCGCCGTCGGCCAGGAGCCGGTGCGCGGCGGGGGGATCAGCGTGTCGCTGTCGGACGCGCCGTCGACCTCGTCCTCCGACAACCTCGACGACCTCGTCGTCCACCAGCAGGACCTGCAGTCGGTCATCAACGCGATGTGGCTCGGCGGCGCCGACGCCGTCTCGGTCCAGGGTCAGCGGATCGTGGCGACCAGCGCGGTGCGCTGCGTGGGCAACGTGCTGCTGCTGCACGGCCGCACCTACTCCCCGCCGTACGTCATCGAGGCGATCGGCGACCCCGAGTCGCTGGTCGACGCCGTCGAGAGTGATCCCGGGGTCCAGCTGTACCTGCGGTACGTCGACGCGTACGGCCTCGGCTGGTCGCTGGCCGAGGAGGACGAGCTCGACCTGCCCGCGTACACCGGGACGCGTACGCTCACGTACGCCACCCCTGTGAAGGAGAACGATGACTACCGCTGAGACGATGCTGCCCGTGCGGCACCAGCGCCGACGACGCCGCGGCGGCGTCGGGTCGATGATCCTGGGTGTCGTCGGCGAGCTCCTCATCACGGCCGGGCTGCTGCTCGGCCTGTTCGTCGCCTGGCAGCTGTGGTGGACCGACGTCGAGGCCGGCCAGCTCCAGAACCAGCTCTCCGAGACGCTCGACACCGAGCTGCCCACCTCGCCCGACGTCGTGGCCGACCCCCAGGTCGAGGCCCCGCCGGTGGCGCTCGCGCCGCTGGACGCGACGACGTTCGGCCGGCTCTGGGTGCCGCGCTGGGACAACGGCGACAACCCGTACAACAAGACGATCTCCCAGGGCACCGACCGCGCCACGGTGCTCGACGTGCTCGGCATCGGGCACTACGAGGACACGGCCATGCCGGGCGAGATCGGCAACTTCGCGCTCGCGGGTCACCGGCAGAGCCACGGCAAGCCGTTCTACGACGTCACGTCCCTGCAGATCGGCGACGACCTCGTCGTCGAGACGGCGGAGGCCTGGTACGTCTACAAGGTCACCACCACCGACATCGTGGCGCCGACGCAGGTCGACGTGATCGCGCCGAACCCCACGGACCCGGCCACGCAGCCGACCGTCGCCAGCATCACTCTGACCACCTGTCACCCGCTGTTCTCCACGAGGGAGCGCTTCATCGTGCACGGCGAGCTGTCCAGCTGGGTCCCGCGTGACGCGGGCCGTCCCGCCGAGCTCGGAACGGGGGTCTGACGTGTACGGAGCGATCTGGCGAATCCTTCCCGGGCCGGCCTGGGTGAAGGCGATCCTCGCGCTGATCCTGATCCTCGCCGTCGTGGCCGCGCTGTTCCTGTGGGTCTTCCCGGCGGTGGCGCCGCTGCTGCCGTTCGACCAGCAGACGGTGGAGACGCCGTGACGACGGCGCTCGCGCGTGCGCCGCGCATCCTCGTCGTCGACAACTACGACAGCTTCGTCTACACGATCGTCGGCTACCTGCAGCAGCTCGGGGCCGAGACGACGGTCCTGCGCAACGACGCCCTCGCCGGCACCCCCGACGAGCTCGCGGAGTTCGACGGCGTGCTCGTCTCGCCCGGTCCCGGCACCCCCGCGGAGGCGGGCGCGTCGCTCGACGTGATCGCCGCGTGCGCCGTCACCGGCACGCCGATGCTCGGCGTCTGCCTCGGGCACCAGGCGCTCGCGGAGGCGTTCGGTGGGGTCGTCACGCACGCCGAGGAGCTCATGCACGGCAAGACGTCCGCCGTCACGCACGACGACGCCGGGCTGTTCGCCGGGCTCGGCGCCCCGTTCACCGCGACCCGGTACCACTCGCTCGCCGTCGTGACCTCCACGGTGCCTGACGAGCTCGAGGTGACCGCGTGGACCGGGGGCGACGACACCCCCCGCATCGTCATGGGGCTCTCGCACCGCGAGCTGCCGCTGCACGGTGTCCAGTTCCACCCCGAGTCGGTGCTCACCGAGGGCGGTCACCGCCTGTTCGCGAACTGGCTCGCGGTGGTGGGCGACGACGGTGCCGTCGCGCGCAGCGAGGGCATGCGGCCGCTCGCGGCGCTGTAGCTCGGATCCTTCGGCCGGCCCGGGGGCTCGCGCCGGTTCGCGCGCTCGAGCGCCCGACGGCGACGGCGACGGCGTGGCCGCGCCCTTGTGGTCGCTGGGGCTTGACGACCGCGCCCTTGTGGTCGCTCTGACGCCCTCGTAGCGACCACAGGGGCGCGGTCGGCGCAGTCCCATGACCGGAAGGGCCTCGCGAGTGGACCCGAAGGGCCTCGCGAACGGCGGACGGCCCCGGGCTGGTGCCCGGGGCCGTCTGCTGCTCGTGGTGAGTCAGGCGTCAGTCGTCGTTGCCGCCGCCGCCGCCGCCACCGCCGCCGCCGCCGCCACCGGGCGGCGGGGTCGTCGGAGACGCCGTCTCGGTCGGCTCCGTGGCGATCCAGACGGTGATGCTCGAGCCGCGCTCGACCGTGCCCTTCGGGTCCCACTCGACGACGATGCCGGCGTCGACGTCACCGCTCGGCTGCATCATGAACGTCGGCGTCAGACCCGCCTCGGTGAGCGCCGTCTCCGCCTCGGCCTGGGTCAGACCCTCGAGGTCGGGGACCTCCGCCGTCGTCGGCTCGGCCGCGATCTGGACCGTGATGCGCGGCGCGAGGCGGTCCACCTCACCCTTCGGGTTCCAGTCGATGACCAGGCCGGGCTCGACGTCCGTCGACTCCGTGGGCACGAACTCGTAGGAGTTCAGCCCCGCCTCGACGAGGCGCTGCTCGGCGTCCACCTGCGAGAGGCCGGTGAGGTCGGGGACGTCGGCGAAGCCGGACGCCGTGACGAGCGTGAACTCGGCGTCGGGCGCCGCGTCGCTCCCGACCCCGGGCGTCACCTCGAAGATCTGGCCCTGGCTGTACTCCGCGGTGTTGCCCTCGCGGACCGTGAAGTTGCTGTCGAAGCCCGCCTGCCTGATCGCGTTCCGCGCCTGCTCCTCGGTCATGCCGATGACGTCAGGCACCTGCAGCGCGTCGGGTCCGCTCGAGATCGTCACGGTGACGGTCTGCCCCGGGGCGATCGACTGGCCGGCGGTCGGGTTGCTGCTGATCGCGAGACCGGCCTCGACGTCGACGCTCGCCGCCGTCGTGGACGCGAAGACGAGCTGCTCGGCCTCGATCAGGCGCTGGGCCTCGGCCTCGGTCTCGCCGACGACGTCGGGGACCTCGACGTTGACCGGGGTGGTCTCGCTCGGCGTCGGTTCCGGCTCGTTGCGGTTGTTGGTCACCGCGAACACGACGATCGCGCCGACGAGCAGGACGGCGAGGATCGAGAGCACCCAGATCCAGGCGCGCCCCTTCCTCTCCTCCTCGTCCTCCGGCGGCACGGGCGGGAGGTTGGTCGAGGTCGGTGCGGTCGGCGGTCCGCTCAGCACCTGGGTGGCGGCGTTGCGCGCGGCGGCCGACCCGGTCGCCGCGGCGGCCGCGTTGGCGGCGGCGATGACGCCGACGGCGGGCGCCCCGACGATCCCGCCGCGCTGGGCGGCCTCGAGGTCGGCGCGGAACTCCTCGGCGCTCTGGTAGCGGACGTTGCGGTCCTTCGCCAGCGCCTTGAGCGTGATGCGGTCGAGCTCGTTGGGCACGTCGGGCGCGAGCGAGCTCGGCGTCGGCGGCTCCTCCCGCACGTGCTGGTAGGCGACGGCGACGGGCGAGTCGCCCACGAACGGCGGCCGCCCGGTGAGCAGCTCGAACAGGAGCGCGCCCGTGGAGTAGACGTCGGAGCGCGCGTCGACGACCTCGCCGCGCGCCTGCTCCGGGGACAGGTACTGCGCGGTGCCGACCACGGCCTGCGTCTGCGTCATGGTGGCGGCCGAGTCGGCCATCGCCCGCGCGATGCCGAAGTCCATGACCTTGACGTCGCCCGCCGTCGTGATCATCACGTTGGCCGGCTTGATGTCGCGGTGCACGATGCCCGCGTGGTGGGAGTACTCCAGCGCCGAGAGCACGCCGGAGGTGATCTCCACGGCCTCGTCGATCGGGAGGGCGGCGCCGTCGCGGATCAGCTCGCGGACCGTGTGGCCCTCGACGTACTCCATGACGATGAACGGCAGGTGGTGCGGGACGCCGTCGCCACCGGTGTGCGTGTCCTCGCCCGTGTCGTAGACCGACACGATCGCGGGGTGGTTGAGCGCGGCCGCGGACTGCGCCTCGCGGCGGAAGCGGGCCTGGAACGTGGAGTCCTGCGCCAGGTCGGAGCGGAGGAGCTTGATGGCGACGCGACGGGAGAGCCGGTTGTCACGACCGATGTGCACCTCGGCCATGCCTCCGCGACCGATGAGCTCACCGACCTCGTACCGCCCGGCCAGAACCCGGGGAACCTGATCTACCACTGGAGAACCTCTCGACTCTTGAACGGGGCGAGTTCGCCCTGCTCGTACGCCACCCGCGCCGCGGGAGCTGTGACCGGACCGCTGGGGTCCGCGTGTTCGACGGCTGCGGCGGCGTGTGCTGCCGGTGAGCCCAGGTTAGCGACCGTGAGGATCGCGAGCGTGATCAGAGCCGCGAGGACCACGATCCCGACGGCGGCGATCACCTCCCGCGCCCGGCTCGGCCGACGTGCTCGGTTGCGTCGGGCACCCGGCTGGTGCGTGCCCGGGGGCCGCTCGCCGGGCGGCGTCGTGGAGCGCGGGCCGTCGGTGCGGCCCCGACGGGAGGTCGACGGCGAACCCTCGCCCGCCGTCGTCGTCCGCCCCTTGCGGGGGCTGCGCCACGCGCCGATCGCCCGCCGCGGGTCCCACGCCCCTGACTCGAGCTCGGCGAGCAGCGACCGGGCGCGCTCGGCCACGACGGCGGCCGAGGCGGGCCGGCGCTCGGGGTCCTTCTCGAGCATCGAGGTGACGAGCTCGCGCAGCGGCTCGTCGACGGTGCCCGGCAGCGGCGGCAGCTTCTCGGTGACGTGCGCGAACGCGATGTCGACCTGGGTCGCGCCGGTGAAGGGACGCCGGCCGGCCAACGCCTCGTAGGCGATGATCCCGAGCGCGTAGACGTCGCCGGCGCCGGTCGCGGGCTTGCCCATCGCCTGCTCGGGCGGCAGGTACTGCGCCGTCCCCATGACCATCCCGGCGTCGGTCATCGGCGCCTGGTTCTCGCCGATGGAGATGCCGAAGTCGGTCAGCTTGACCTTGCCGTCGGCCGTGAGGAGCAGGTTGCCGGGCTTGATGTCGCGGTGCACGACGCCCTGCGCGTGCGCGGCCGCCAGGGCGTCGGCCGTCTGCGCCAGGACGTCGAGGATCGTGCGCGGGGTGAGCGTGCGCTCGCGCCGCAGGACGGTCGCGAGCGTCTCGCCCTCGACGAGCTCCATCACGAGGTAGCCGAGCCCGCCGATCACGCCCGAGTCGTACGTGCGCGCGATGCCCGGGTGCTCCAGCCGCAGCGAGTTGCGGGCCTCGGCGGCGATCCGGTCGAGGAAGAGCTGCTCACCGGCGAACTCCGGCCGCATCACCTTGGCCGCGAATCGCTGTCCGCTGCCGATCTCGACGGCGGACCACACCTCTCCCATGCCACCGATGGCGATGCGTTCGGTGAGCTCGTACCGGCCGTCGAGCACGACTCCTGCGCGCGGCGTCATCGGAGCACCGCCTCGATGACGGCCTTCGCGATCGGCGCGGCGAGCTGCCCGCCCGAGAACTCGGCGTTGTTCGGGTCCGCGCCGTTGACCAGCACGACGGCGACGGCCACCTGCGGGTCCTCGGCCGGCGCGAACGAGGTGAACCACGCGTGCGGGTAGTCGCGGACCGTGCCCTCGTCGAACCCGGACTCGGCCGTGCCGGTCTTGCCCGCGACGTCGACGCCGTCGATCCGTGCGCGCGAGCCGGTGCCGTTCGCGACGACGTTGACCATCATCTCCGTCATCGTCCGGGCGACCTCGGGGGTCACGGGCTCGGAGAACAGGTCGGGGCTGGTCTCGGCGACGACGGACAGGTCCGCCGCCCGCTCGGTGGCCACGAGGTAGGGGGTCATCAGCTCGCCGTCGTTCGCGATCCCGGCCGCGACCATCGCCATCTGCATGGGGGTGGTGCGCACGTCGAGCTGGCCGATCGCCGTCTGGCCCAGCGCGGCCTCGCTCTCGATCTCACCGAGGCGGCTCGGTGTCACCGTGAGCGGCACCGACAGCTCGGCGCCCCAGCCGAAGGCCTCGGCCTGGTCGCGGATCGCCTGCTCGCCGAGCGTGATCGCCAGCTGCGAGAACGGGGTGTTGCAGGACTTCTGCAGGGCCAGCATGAGGGTGGCGGTCTCGCCGTCGTCGCAGCGCGCACCGCCCGGGTTGGAGATCGTCGCGTTCGAGCCGGGCAGCTCCAGGACGTCGAGGGCCGGGACGCGCGTCTCGGCGTCGTAGTCCCCGGTCGACAGCGCGGCGGCGAGGTCGATGAGCTTGAAGGTCGAGCCGGGGGCGTAGGTGTCGCCGGCGATCGCGCGGTTGACCAGGGGCCGGCCCGGGTCGTTGATCAGGGTCTGCCACGCCTCGTTGACCGCGGCCGTGTCGTGGCCCGCGAGCAGGTTCGGGTCGAAGCTCGGTGTGGAGACGAGCGCGAGGATGGCGCCGGTGCTCGGATCGAGCGCGACGACGGCGCCCTCGCGGCCGTCGAGGGCGTCCCACGCCGCCTGCTGCGCCTCGGGGTCGAGCGTCAGCTCCACGCTGCCGCCCTGGGGCTGACGGCCGGTGACGAGGGCGCCGAGCCGCTGCCGCCACAGCGACGGCGCCGTGCCGTTGAGGACCGTGTTCGCCGCCGTCTCGATCTGGGTCTGGCCGAAGACGATCGAGCTGTAGCCGGTGACCGGGGCGTAGAGCGGGCCGTTGGCGTACGTGCGCTGGAACGCGTACGGGGTGTCGACGGGCACGGACGTGGCGATCGGCGTACCGGCCACGACGATCGGACCGCGCTCGCGGCCCTGCTCGCGGTAGGTGGCGCGACGGTTGCGGTCGTCGGCGTTGAGGTCGCCTGCCTGGAAGACCTGGATCGACGTCAGCGCGACCATGAGGGTGACGAACATCGCCATCACGACGAGGCTGATGCGGCGCAGGGGCGTGTTCACGCGGGACCCACCCCCGGCGGGGGGTCGAGACGGCCGGTGGCGTCGTCGTCGTACGTCTGGCCGTCGTCGCGCTCGGAGGAGGCCGGCGCGGCCGGCTCCTCGCGGTCGGCGATCGAGGCCCGGACGGGGCCGGCGGACCCTCCGGCCGCGGCGACCGCGGGCGCGCGCGGGGCGGAGACGACGGCGATCGGGGTCGCCTCGACGTTGGCGCCGGGGCGACGGGCGCCGTCGGACAGCCGCAGCAGCAGCGCCAGGATGATCCAGTTCGCGAGCAGCGAGGAGCCACCGGCCGCAAGAAACGGCATCGTCAGGCCGGACAGCGGGATGACGCGCGTCGCGCCGCCGACGACGATGAAGCACTGCAGCGCCATCGTGAAGGACAGGCCGCAGGCGAGCAGCTTGCCGAAACCGTCGCGGATGCCGATCGCGGTGCGCAGCCCGCGCTGCACGAGCAGCACGTACATGAGGAGGACGGCGACGATGCCGGTCAGCCCGAGCTCTTCCGCCAGCGACGGCATGATCATGTCGGCGTTGGCCGAGTAGGTGAGCTGCGGGTAGCCCTCGCCCCAGCCGGTGCCGAACAGGCCGCCGTTGGCCATGCCGAACAGGCCCGAGACGATCTGACCCGAACCGCCGGGGTTGCGGTTGTAGATCTCGGGGTCGAGCGCGTGCAGCCAGACGTCGAACCGCGCCTGGACGTAGCCGACGTTCGCGGCGACCAGGGCGACACCGCCGAGGGTCAGCAGCAGGCCGATGATCACCCAGGACAGCCGCTCGGTGGCCACGTAGAGCATCGCGATGAACAGGCCGAACAGCAGGATCGAGGTGCCGAGCTCGCGCTGGGAGAGCAGCACGCCGACGCTCACGGCCCACGCCAGGATGATCGGGCCGAGGTCGCGCAGGCGCGGCAGCGCGACGCCGAGGACCTTCCTACCGGCGAGCGTGAGGGTGTCGCGGTGCGTCACGAGGTAGCCGGCGAAGAACACGGCGAAGCAGAGCTTGGCGAGCTCGGCCGGCTGCAGCGTCAGCGGTCCGACACGCACCCACAGCTGTGAGCCGTTGATGGTCATGCCGATCCCGGGCAGCATCGGCAGCAGGAGAAGCACGAGTCCGGCCACGAGGGCGGTCCAGGTGTAGCGGCGCAGCGTGCGGTGGTCGCGGAGCGCGACGAGCACCGTCAGCGCGGCCGCGGCGCCGACGGCGACCCACATCATCTGTCGCGACGGGTCGACGTCCCACGAGACGTCGCGCCCCTCGAGCGCGATGTGGACGCGCGCGATCATCGCCAGGCCGATGCCGTTGAGCGCGACCACGAGCGGGAGCATCACCTGGTCCGCGTACGGCGCGCGCCACCGGAGCACGAGGTGCACCGCCAGGGCGACGCCGCCGAGCAGGCCGGCGAACGCGAGGAGGTCCTCGGGCACGGCGCCGCGGGTCGCGAGCCCCACCTGCAGGTACGCGTACACCCCGATCCCGACGGCGGGGACCAGGAGGGCGAGCTCTCGCCAGCGGCTGCGGGACGGGGTGAGCGCCTCGATCGTGACCATCAGGGGGTCGCCGTCGTCCCGGTGGCCGGCGGGGTGGTCGACGGCGTCGTCGAGGTGGATGCCGGGTCGGTGGGCGACGTGGTGGGGGTGGCCGGGTCGGTCGGGTCGGTGGCGTCGGTCTCGTCGTCGGACGCGGCCGTGCTCTGGGCGCGCAGGCTCGTCACGAGCTCCTCGGCGTCCTGGAGCGACCCGCTCTCGGGCGTGATGTTCTGCGCCAGCCGGTCCTGGGCGAACGGGGGCAGGTCGTCCACGCGCAGGTCGGTCGTCTCCACGGCGGTGCTGAGGTGGAGCGGTCCGAGGTTCTGCGGGATGCCGCGGTAGATCGCCACGAACTCGCCGGAGGCGGCGACGTAGTGCTGGGTCTGGGTCCACCGGTAGCCCGAGACGCCGGCCGCGACGAGCGCGAGCAGCAGCGCGAGCACCGTGATGATCGCGCCCGTGCGGCGCTTCTTCCGCTTCGGGGCGGCAGCGTCGTCGCCGTCCTCCGCCTCGCCGTCACCGGCGGCCGAGGTGAGGGCCGCCGCGCGAGCCGCGGCCCCGGACCCGCCGCGCGTCGGCTTCTTCCAGTGGGCCGCGGCCGAGCCGACGACCTGCGGGGTCGTGTCGGGGGCGGCGCCGTCGGGCAGCGTGTCGAGCTCGACGACGTCGGCGATGACCGCCGTGATGTTGTCGGGACCCCCGGCGCGCAGGGCGAGGTCGACGAGCCGGTCGGCGCACTCGCCGGCGTCGGTGACGCTCGTGAGCGTCTCGACGATGGTGTCGTGGCTGACGAAGGAGGAGACGCCGTCGGAGCACAGCAGGAACCGCTCGCCGGCGTGCAGCTCGCGGACGGACTCGTCCAGGTCGACGCCGAGATCGTGGTCGCCGAGCACGCGCAGGATCACGGAGCGGTGCGGGTGGTTCTCCGCCTCCTCCGGGTCGAGCTGGCCCTGGTCGACGAGGTGCTGGACGTAGGTGTGGTCCGTCGTGAGGCGGCTGACCTGGCCGTCGCGCACCAGGTAGGCGCGCGAGTCGCCGATGTGGATCATCGCGAGCTTGCGGCCCGAGCGCAGGGCGGCGATGAGCGTCGTGCCCAGGCCGGCGAGGTCGGGGTTGTCCAGCGCGCGCGTGCGGAGCTCGGTGTGCGCCTCGACGACGGCGTCGCGCAGCAGGGTGAGCATGTCGCCCGCGTGGGACTCGCCGTCGAGCGGCGCGAGGTGCGCGATCGCGATCGAGGAGGCGATGTCGCCGCCGGCGGGGCCGCCCATGCCGTCGGCGAGGACGAGCAGGTGGGGCCCGGCGTAGCCCGAGTCCTGGTTGCTGCTGCGGATGAGGCCGACGTCGGAGCGCGCGGCGTAGCGGAAGGCGAGGGTCACGGGTCTACCTCCGCAGCTCGATGACGGTCTGGCCGATCTTCAGCTGGCGCCCCGGGTCCATCGGCTCGGGCTCACCGACGCGGTGGCCGTCGAGCGAGGAGCCGTTGGTGGAGCCGAGGTCCTCGACGAACCAGCGACCGTCGTGCGGGAAGATCCGCGCGTGCCGCCCGGAGGCGTAGTCGTCGTCGAGCACCAGGGTGCAGGACGGCGCGCGGCCGATGAGGACGGCGGAGGAGTGCAGGTTGAGCGTGGTCCCCGACAGCGGGCCGGCCAGCACGACGAGCGTGACGGGGGCCGAGCGGTGCTGGGCCGGGGAGTCCTCGGGGTCGTCCGGGGAGAGGTCGGAGCGCTTGCCGCCGAGGCGACGACGCGCGGTCGGGGTGCTGCGGGCGCCGACGCGGGTGCCGTAGATGTCGCGGCGCAGCGTGCGCAGGCACCACAGGACCATCAGCCAGAGCAGGACCAGGAAGGACAGCCGCAGGACCGTGAGGACGAGTTCGCTCACGCGTCGGCGCCCTCACCCGAGTAGTACAGGAGCCGCGTGCGGCCCATCGTGATGGTGTTGCCGTCCACGAGCGTGGCGGCGGTGATGCGGTTGCCCTCGACGAACGTGCCGTTCGTGGAGCCGAGGTCGGTGACGACGACGCCGCGGGGCGTGCGTCGGATCTCGAGGTGGCGGCGCGAGACGCCCGTGTCGTCGACGACGATGTCCGACTCCGTGCCGCGGCCCAGGACCGTGCTCTCGCTGGTGAGGAGGTAGCGCTTGCCGTCGATGTCGATGAGCGGGTGACGCGGCGGCTCGGGGACGGCGCCGGTCCAGGCGTGCGCGGCGGCCGGCTGGTTCGAGGCGGCGCCGGGCGTGCCGGGCGTGCCGGAGGCGGAGGGCGTGCCGGGCGCGGCGTCCGAGGTGCCGGCGGCGCGGACGGTGGAGGAGTGGACGCGGAACCGGCCGGTCTCCAGGTCGGGCTTGGCGGTGAACGTGACGGCGAGCGGGCCGACCAGGGAGAAGCCCTGCTCGCGGGCGTACTCGGCGGCCGAGGCGATGACCTCGTCGGCCAGGGCGTCCTCGCCCCACTCGACGATGCGCTCGTGGTCGCTCTCGCCGAGCTCGACGTCGAACGCGTTCGGCACGACGGTGCGGCCGCGCGAGAACGAGGCGGCGCGGTCGTCCATGTCCTTGCGGATGGCGCTCGCGATCTCGACGGGCTTGACCTCGGAGCGGAACGCCTTGGCGAAGGCAGAGCTCACCACGCGTTCGACGCCCTTCTCGAACCTGTCGAGAACGCCCATCGTGCACCTCCGGCGTTGCTTGGTCCCGGCTCCGGATGAGTCGAGGCGTGGTCGTGCGGGTCACTGCGGCTCGCGCCCGGTCGAGCTGGGTCGGGCTGAGGGTCGAGCTGGGTCGGGCGGGCGGGAGTCCGGAGCCTGGCGAGCTTGCGCTGCACGGCACGGATCCGCCGTCGTTCATCGTAACGGGGGCGGTGGGTTCGAGGGCGGCAACCCGGGGGCGGGGTGGGGGAACTCCCGTGGGGAGGGTGTGAAGGCGCGGGCCGTGCCGGGCCGCGCCGCGGGCGGCGGACGGTCGCCGTCGGACGGAACCGGTCGAGCGGCACTGGGAACCGCTGCAGCGGCACCCGGAACCGCTGCAGCGGAGATCGGGGTCCGGAAGCGGAGGTCGGCCGGCGTCGTCGCAGGTCAGGGGCCCGACCGGTGCGCGACGGCGGAGGGTTGCCGCTGGTGCGGTTCGGGGTGCCGCTGGAGTGGCGGCACGGGGGGCCGCGGCCGGCGGTGTCGTCCGCACCACGGGCGTGTTCGAGACGCCGATCGGAGGGTGGTAGTCTCGTCTGCGCTGATCCCGTGGGAAACCGCTGGTGGACGACGGGCAGGCACCACGCGCAAGTGGCGGAATAGGCAGACGCGCACGGTTCAGGTCCGTGTGTCCGAAAGGACGTGGGGGTTCAACTCCCCCCTTGCGCACGTCGTTCGAAGGCGGGATCCCGGTGAGTCGGGGTCCCGCCTTCGGCGTTTCTCGGGCGCTCCGCGGTCAGCGCGTCGCGATCTGGACGACTCCCTGCGCGATCACGAAGATCGCGATCGCGCCGCCGACGAGCAGCAGCGTCCAGGTCTGTCGGCTCTGCCGACGCTTCGTCTCGGTCTCGTGGGCGGCCTTCGCCGCCTCGGCGGCCACCTCCGGATCGACGTCGGACGACGTCGCGGCGGGCGCGTCGTCGTCGACCCACAGCTCCCAGCCCGCGGGCAGCGGCGGGAAGTCGGCGGGCGGGGTCCAGTCCGGCGTCGGGGTCCAGCCGCGCGGCGGCGTCGGCCAGCTGGGCGGCGGGTTGTAGCGAAGGGCCATGTCCAGCACCGTATCCCGGTCCGGCGACCACCCGATGGACGCGACCGCTCAGTCCCCGACCACGAACGCGTACCTGCCCTTGGTCTCGTCGGACGCGCCGTCGGTGAGGCCCAGGAACCAGCCCGCGTACTCCGACCAGGAGTGGCGCGCGAGGTAGGTGTTCTCGCGCTCGGCGTCGGGCTGCGCGTCACCCCAGTCGCTGTCGATCACGTAGCGCCCCGCGGC
This window harbors:
- a CDS encoding FtsW/RodA/SpoVE family cell cycle protein, with protein sequence MVTIEALTPSRSRWRELALLVPAVGIGVYAYLQVGLATRGAVPEDLLAFAGLLGGVALAVHLVLRWRAPYADQVMLPLVVALNGIGLAMIARVHIALEGRDVSWDVDPSRQMMWVAVGAAAALTVLVALRDHRTLRRYTWTALVAGLVLLLLPMLPGIGMTINGSQLWVRVGPLTLQPAELAKLCFAVFFAGYLVTHRDTLTLAGRKVLGVALPRLRDLGPIILAWAVSVGVLLSQRELGTSILLFGLFIAMLYVATERLSWVIIGLLLTLGGVALVAANVGYVQARFDVWLHALDPEIYNRNPGGSGQIVSGLFGMANGGLFGTGWGEGYPQLTYSANADMIMPSLAEELGLTGIVAVLLMYVLLVQRGLRTAIGIRDGFGKLLACGLSFTMALQCFIVVGGATRVIPLSGLTMPFLAAGGSSLLANWIILALLLRLSDGARRPGANVEATPIAVVSAPRAPAVAAAGGSAGPVRASIADREEPAAPASSERDDGQTYDDDATGRLDPPPGVGPA
- the pknB gene encoding Stk1 family PASTA domain-containing Ser/Thr kinase, which codes for MVDQVPRVLAGRYEVGELIGRGGMAEVHIGRDNRLSRRVAIKLLRSDLAQDSTFQARFRREAQSAAALNHPAIVSVYDTGEDTHTGGDGVPHHLPFIVMEYVEGHTVRELIRDGAALPIDEAVEITSGVLSALEYSHHAGIVHRDIKPANVMITTAGDVKVMDFGIARAMADSAATMTQTQAVVGTAQYLSPEQARGEVVDARSDVYSTGALLFELLTGRPPFVGDSPVAVAYQHVREEPPTPSSLAPDVPNELDRITLKALAKDRNVRYQSAEEFRADLEAAQRGGIVGAPAVGVIAAANAAAAATGSAAARNAATQVLSGPPTAPTSTNLPPVPPEDEEERKGRAWIWVLSILAVLLVGAIVVFAVTNNRNEPEPTPSETTPVNVEVPDVVGETEAEAQRLIEAEQLVFASTTAASVDVEAGLAISSNPTAGQSIAPGQTVTVTISSGPDALQVPDVIGMTEEQARNAIRQAGFDSNFTVREGNTAEYSQGQIFEVTPGVGSDAAPDAEFTLVTASGFADVPDLTGLSQVDAEQRLVEAGLNSYEFVPTESTDVEPGLVIDWNPKGEVDRLAPRITVQIAAEPTTAEVPDLEGLTQAEAETALTEAGLTPTFMMQPSGDVDAGIVVEWDPKGTVERGSSITVWIATEPTETASPTTPPPGGGGGGGGGGGGGNDD
- a CDS encoding class E sortase, producing the protein MTTAETMLPVRHQRRRRRGGVGSMILGVVGELLITAGLLLGLFVAWQLWWTDVEAGQLQNQLSETLDTELPTSPDVVADPQVEAPPVALAPLDATTFGRLWVPRWDNGDNPYNKTISQGTDRATVLDVLGIGHYEDTAMPGEIGNFALAGHRQSHGKPFYDVTSLQIGDDLVVETAEAWYVYKVTTTDIVAPTQVDVIAPNPTDPATQPTVASITLTTCHPLFSTRERFIVHGELSSWVPRDAGRPAELGTGV
- a CDS encoding anthranilate synthase component II is translated as MTTALARAPRILVVDNYDSFVYTIVGYLQQLGAETTVLRNDALAGTPDELAEFDGVLVSPGPGTPAEAGASLDVIAACAVTGTPMLGVCLGHQALAEAFGGVVTHAEELMHGKTSAVTHDDAGLFAGLGAPFTATRYHSLAVVTSTVPDELEVTAWTGGDDTPRIVMGLSHRELPLHGVQFHPESVLTEGGHRLFANWLAVVGDDGAVARSEGMRPLAAL
- a CDS encoding serine/threonine-protein kinase; amino-acid sequence: MTPRAGVVLDGRYELTERIAIGGMGEVWSAVEIGSGQRFAAKVMRPEFAGEQLFLDRIAAEARNSLRLEHPGIARTYDSGVIGGLGYLVMELVEGETLATVLRRERTLTPRTILDVLAQTADALAAAHAQGVVHRDIKPGNLLLTADGKVKLTDFGISIGENQAPMTDAGMVMGTAQYLPPEQAMGKPATGAGDVYALGIIAYEALAGRRPFTGATQVDIAFAHVTEKLPPLPGTVDEPLRELVTSMLEKDPERRPASAAVVAERARSLLAELESGAWDPRRAIGAWRSPRKGRTTTAGEGSPSTSRRGRTDGPRSTTPPGERPPGTHQPGARRNRARRPSRAREVIAAVGIVVLAALITLAILTVANLGSPAAHAAAAVEHADPSGPVTAPAARVAYEQGELAPFKSREVLQW
- a CDS encoding DUF881 domain-containing protein; its protein translation is MSATLFAGLDDGRPRDLRSLVREESERLTERNEAVAELRAEVVTLEESFDVVVDEPDPAVLLAVGQEPVRGGGISVSLSDAPSTSSSDNLDDLVVHQQDLQSVINAMWLGGADAVSVQGQRIVATSAVRCVGNVLLLHGRTYSPPYVIEAIGDPESLVDAVESDPGVQLYLRYVDAYGLGWSLAEEDELDLPAYTGTRTLTYATPVKENDDYR
- a CDS encoding peptidoglycan D,D-transpeptidase FtsI family protein, producing MNTPLRRISLVVMAMFVTLMVALTSIQVFQAGDLNADDRNRRATYREQGRERGPIVVAGTPIATSVPVDTPYAFQRTYANGPLYAPVTGYSSIVFGQTQIETAANTVLNGTAPSLWRQRLGALVTGRQPQGGSVELTLDPEAQQAAWDALDGREGAVVALDPSTGAILALVSTPSFDPNLLAGHDTAAVNEAWQTLINDPGRPLVNRAIAGDTYAPGSTFKLIDLAAALSTGDYDAETRVPALDVLELPGSNATISNPGGARCDDGETATLMLALQKSCNTPFSQLAITLGEQAIRDQAEAFGWGAELSVPLTVTPSRLGEIESEAALGQTAIGQLDVRTTPMQMAMVAAGIANDGELMTPYLVATERAADLSVVAETSPDLFSEPVTPEVARTMTEMMVNVVANGTGSRARIDGVDVAGKTGTAESGFDEGTVRDYPHAWFTSFAPAEDPQVAVAVVLVNGADPNNAEFSGGQLAAPIAKAVIEAVLR